Sequence from the Colletotrichum higginsianum IMI 349063 chromosome 6, whole genome shotgun sequence genome:
TCCTGACCTGTTGGTTCTTTATCGCGTTGACGAGTCCCCTATTAATTTTTGCGTCGTTGGTCGCAGGTTCCCTAATCGCAACCCGCCTCCTGATCGGCGCCTTCGAAGCCGGATTCTACCCCACCGCCGTGGCATACCTCTCGTTCTTCTACAGCCGATACGACCTCGCCGTGAGGGTCGGGCTCTTTTACGGCCAATATGCCGTTGCGGGCGCCTTTTCAGGGGCCATCTGTACGTTGCCAAGCGAAAGCTGCGACTAATACTGtccaaggggggggaggggtgtttGCTGACGTGTGAGTAACTAGCATACGGTGTCTTCCACCTGAACCACGGCCCCCTCAAAAACTGGCAATacctcttcatcatcgaAGGCGCGCTGACGGTgctcttcggcctcgtcgcgtgggtcctcctccccgtcgGTCCCGGCTCCGCCTGGTTCCTGACCCCGGCGGAGCGTCGGTTCGCCGCGGATAGGATCCGGGCCGACaacgccctcttcgtcgagCACACGTACGACTCGGACGGCTTGGAGAAGGACCGGCTGACGAAGCGCGACTTCGTCGAGACGGCCCGGGACTGGAAGTTCTGGTACGTGCTGGCCTTCAACATCTGCGCCAGCGTGCCCGGCCAGGCCTTTTCCGTGTTCCTACCGCTCGTCGTGCAGGGCCTGGGCTACTCATCCATCGAGGCCAACTTGGTGAGTGACCGGGAAAATCTTGACATGATCCAAGGCTCTGCGGGGACTGACACAAGTTTGCGCCTCTAGATGTCTGTTCCGCCCTATGTCTGCGGTGCGGTTGGACTATACTGCTTCACACTGAGCTCTGATTACCAGTACGATGGCCCGACGTTTCCACCCGAGCAGGACTTTGTTAACTGACCTCGTTCGTAGCAAGGAGCGTGGTTACCACATCCTCGGAGGCATCATGATTGCCCTCATCGGCCTGATCGCAACTGTCACGGTCGAGTCACACGGTGGGAAGTACGCGGCGCTCTGCGTGCTTCTCCTTGGGAGCTACGTCGCCGCACCCCTGACGGTGGCGTGGCTGAGCGGAAACACACCCGGTACGTGAAGACAATGGTTCATGTGCGACGAAGGGTTTTAAACACGAGAAGGCCTTTTTGCTAACCAAGTTCTTCCGCCAGAGCCCGGCAAGCGgtccctcgtcctcggcctcaacGGCTTCGGCAACATCTCGGGCATCATCGGCGCGCAGCTGTACCGCGCACAGTACAAGCCCTACTACAGGATACCCTTCTACGCGACCCTTGGCTTCGTGGCGGCTGCGCTTGTGGGATACCTGTCATACCGGTTCACGCTCGCCGCGGTCAACCGTAAGAAGCTGGAGATCATCCGGCACAAGTCGCTGGAGGACATTGAGAAGGAGCGCGTGGACGGGACACGTTACGCCGACAAGAAGTGGACATTCATTTATGGACTCTAATTGGGGGGGGGTCTCGAACGTCAAtgagaaaaacaaaaagagtTGTAGTTAAACATCCGAGAAGAAGACATCCGCCTCGCGGCGAATCTTATCTGCAAGATCTGCTATTTCCTTTGCGCTTTTCTGGCCGTCCTCAAACAGGTACCCGTCGATGAGAGTCGGGGGAACCCATTCGAAGTAGACATTCATCACGCCTACCTTGACCCCCTTTTCGTCAGTGGTCATGCCTGATGCACTGCCGAGGAGAGTCGAGACAGTTCCCTTGACGCTGGGGCTCTGCTTCCAGGATGTAGCGAGCTCGTCAACGTCGTTTACTTCCCAGTCGGGCATCTCGTACGGCAAAATCTTTTCGCTGTCGGCCAAGACCAGCACTTTAGAGTGAGGGGAGCAGTGCTTGGCTGAGAGGACCGCGGGCAGCGAGCCCGTCTTGTTGTATGTCGACCCGTACCGatcgatggcgtcggcgccgacaagaACGACATCCACATCCCTGCttgcgacggcggcgccggcgtcggtgtATATCGAGACCTCGATCTTGTTTTTCCTCTCTGCTGGCGCCTCGCGTAGACGGTTGACCAGGCCCGACGCCATTGACACGCCTTCGAAAAGCGGACGTGACTCGAGAATCCGGATGTCGAAGTCGGAGTCGAACCCCGCGACCGCTCGCTGGAGACATTGCAGAatggtcgagctcgacgacaagGTGAGGATTCGGATTGGTCGGCCGGAaccctgctgctgctgctgctgctgcttctgctgctgccgcagaAAAGCCTCGAAAGACCTCCAGATACCGTCGACCGAAGACCCTCTTGCCACCGCGAGGTCGCGTACCTTTTGTGTAACCGTTTCAAGGAACTCGGGCGGCGTTTTGTCGTCTTTGACCTGTTGCACTTCCTTCTCGATGACGGCCAGGGACCGAACGATGTTGTTCAGGATCGCAGCGCCCATGCACTCGCGTCCGTTCTTCCACAGATGCCACGCCGCGAGACGGATGTTGCGCCACCACTTGTCCACGGagccgtccttgtcgaagCCGGACTTGTCGGAGACCAGCGACAAGAAGACATCGagcgccctcgccgccagcacCCGCGCCCCGCTCCCGTGGTCCTGCTGCAGCGCGAGCAAGCCCTCGCTCAGGACCTTCGCCCTGCTCTCGCCAAGCTCGATCTCGAACCAGATGCGCCTCAGGCTCTCAGCCAGGCGCGGCACGCCGCCAaactcgtcgacgtcgcggaCCTCGTGGGGCTCGAACCATTGGAACCCCTGGTGCTCCCAGTCGATCTGGATGCGCGACTCGTCCTCATGGGACTTGAGGCGGAAGGCGAACGGGTGGATGGTCCATTCGCGACCgatcttgtcgtcggcgaagcGGTAGTCCTTTCCCTGGCGCAGCAGCGTCAGTGTCGCCGGCGTGAGCGTCGTTTCCTCGCGGATCTCGCGCCAGGCGGCGTCCAGGGGCGACGGGTCGTCCTTTTCTATGCTGCCCGATACTGGAGCGAGGCGATTCCTACCCGGATGACGATTAGTCCATCCGGCCAACAAATCCCAACCAGGGCGACTTGTAGGACTTCGGGTCGTCTCGAGTCGCAAAAGGGGCCTGGACTTACGGATAGGTCCGGACTTTGTCGCTCCGCCGGAACAGGGCGACCTGGGGCCCGCGGTTGGGCGGGAACTTGAAGATGAAGGACGAaacgacggcgcggcgggtCATTATCTTTCCTTGCGAATCCATCAAATCCGAAGTGGCCTTTGGTTCTGAGACTTTTCAACGGAAACGGTCTGCCGACGGAGATGTTTGCTGTCTGTTGGCAGTCGGTGTGGATTCGGTCGGCCGAGAATGAGGTCATCATGAGCGGTGATGGTgaagggcgaggaggctgTCAGCTGGCAACGGCCGGCCTTGTGGTGCAATACCACCAAGTACTCACTCACCATCCAACTCTCATCTCATACTCCACGTAAGTGACGCCCAGGCTGTATGTGTGACAACAATCACAGCAAGTGAACCATTCTCTGATTTCTCCGAAGCCGAAAGTGGTATGCAGCAAGTAGCAATATTACAAAACTCATTGCAGGTTGTGTCCGGAGAGTTTGGAATTGGATGGCCCAACAAACCCTGAGTAAACTGTATGAGAGATCACACCAGGCAGGAGAGGCGAAGCGGGATGGTCCCCTTGCCGCAACAGAAGTTCAAGTAAATGCACAAAAAGATAGGGTTCTCATCGTCTCACATGAGAATTCGGTCGATTCACGTTGTTGTGTGGTATGTGAAGAGAAGAACTGAACCACGGTGCATGACTCTGAGCCAAGTTCAATtcttcactcactcatcTAACAGTGTGTGACAAGTCTGAACCTTTACGAAATGAAGTATATACGAAACGACGAGGTGAAGTAACTCCGTAGATGGTAAGTAAGAAGGTGAAATGTATTAGTGCATGTACATGTCGTGACTCAGTCAGAAAACAGTGTTGAGGTGAGGTGCTGGCAACGTCACTGAGATCGTCAAGATATTCCATGACATAACGGGCCTCATAACCACAACACGCCGAGACATGAGATACCCAGGCAGTTTTTCGGGTTCATCATTGAAATTCCTTCTCCCTctgagccgccgccgccgtccgctTCGCGCGCCAGTGTCGACCACGCCACAGCTCTAACACGACGAAAGAACATGAAAACAGCGCGATGATGGCACAGAGCGTAAAGGCccagccgacgccgacggcgcggatTAGGGGcccgatggcggcggttCCGCCGGCGGACAGGAGGCAGCGTGAGAGGTTCATAGAGGCGGTGGCGCTAAAGCTCTGGGACCGAAACAGGTCGACAATAAGAGTTGCTACGGATAGTTCATGTGTCAGCGAATGATAGTCCTCTAAGAAGGCTTGCAGAACGTGCGGCAGCGAagcaaaaaaagaaaaaaaactcCCTTCTAAATGGGATTGATACTTACAGAACACGGCCAAGatgatggtgttgaggcCTCCAACAAAAAAGGCCATGGTAATGGATGCGGCAATGTGGACGTTGGACTGAATGATCCAGCCTAGGGCAACGACGGAGATAAGATACCCAATGGTAGGGATGATGACGGGCTTAATGCGTGCGAGCTCGATGTGCTGCACTTCGTTCGCGGGAGGcgagccgtcgtcggcttcggccggCCGGGCTGCCGCTGCCTGTTGCTCCCTCTTGAGTTGGTGCTTGTACTCGCGGTCCAGTAGCTTCCCTGTGAGCACGCTGCCGCAGACGGAGCCGACGCCGTTGGAGATGTAGGTCAGGCCGATGCTCAGCTCGTTCAGGCCATAGCGCTCGGCGTAGAgggtggcggtggcgaccATGGTGACCTGCCAGACTGTGTAGCAGACGCCAGTGAAGAGGACGATGCACAGGCactcgggctcgacgagcAGACGGACGGGGGCGCCGATGTCGATACGGaacttggcggcggccggtctggcaacggcggcgtctgTGGGGGACTTCTTGGGCGCGTCGAGCCACTTGAGAGGGGCCCGAAGGTAACGAGGGGCATGGACggagccgtcgtcgacgatgccacGCTTCGTCTCGGGGAGGAGCAAGGCGGTGAATAGCAGaaggaaggcggcgagggcggacATGAAGATGAACATGCCCCGCCAGCCCGTGTACTGGGCGAACaagccgccgatgacggagCCAAAGGCGGtgctggcgccgccgagggcgctgTAGTTACCCATATACTTGCCGCGGCGGCTGACGTGGATCAGGTCGCCAATGAGgctggcgccgatggccgtAGTGGAGGCGGAGCCGATGGCCTGGATGGCCCTCagagcgacgacggccgggtAGTTGTAGGAcagggcgaggccgatgcaGGAGGCCAGGTAGATGGTGAGGGCGATGAGGTATagcaggcggcggccggtGCTGTCGCCGATGGAGCTCCAGAGCGTGGGACTGATGCCCTGCAGAACGAGGTACGAGGTGATGGTCAGGTTGATGGCGTCTGTGGAGACGCCCAGGTCCCTCGCGACGGCCGGGATGGCGGGCGTGTACAGGTTGGAGCTCAGAGGGCTCAGCATGCCGATGGTGCTGGCGACGgcaatgatgatgatgcgcTGGTTGGGCGCAAAGCGGCTGTATGCGGCCATGAGGTCGGTTTCGACGGGCGAGGCATCACTACCGGAGGAGGCACCGTCTGTCACAGGGCCCAGGAGTGCCGGGGCAGCGAGCTTGGTGTCGTGGACGATGCTGTCCGTCTTCTCCGGCACGGTCTGGCTTGTGGCTGCCTCTGGGGTCTGATCCGTCTCCGAGGCCTCTCTTGTGTCTCTGGACATGTCGATCTCTCTGATCTGGATTGTCTCTGTGGGAAGGATGTGAGTTTCTCTGGGGGTGGGCTCAGAGCTGTCCCCAGCAGAAACAGGACGTTCTCCCATCTTGGCCAGCAGAAACAAGTCTAGCTGATCAAAAAGTGAGAGAAGGGGAGTGGAGTGGAGTGGAGTGGAtggagggaaaggaaggaTAGAAGGATACGATGGCGAGCAAGCTGGAATAGCGAAGGAAGCTCGGTGTTGACATGATGGAGGTTGGAGTCATCGGCCTGTATAGGTTGGAAGTGGAAACGAAGAAAGAAAATGAAAAATGAAAAAACACCCCCAGTCCCTGACAGACCGGCCAATCCCGCCGGCAAGTGGCCCCCTTGTGGTTGTTGGTGACTCTTCTAATTCTTccctaggtacctaggtaaggtaaggATAACATTACCTTCACGGTCATTCGTAGAATTTCCCCCACCGGGTCAACGCTGGGCAAGTCTGGGCAGCGCGGACAGCCCAAGCACGTTCCCTCCTGCCCGTTTGGGAGGCAATGACTCTGAGCCTCGCCTCGCATCGCCTCGCCTCGAGCGACTTTAGCCTGGTTGGCTGGGCCAGATAAGAAAAGTTGTTTTTAGTGCCCTATGGGATTACCTAACGGACGGTTGGCCGAGGACCGGCCCGCTGTTGCTCGCCGCTGCCTCTGCATCGGTCCCTGTCACAGATCCTACTCCGTACACTTGCTCACTGagtcactcactcactcgctcgctAGCTCCCTCACTCATCACCCGACATAGGTATTCGTAGGTACTTGGAAGCTAGGAGATGGATGCTGAGACGAGCACCGAGGCTCACGTTTAGAACCGCTCGTACACAGCTATCCAATCATCCCGCCAAACGTCACAGAGTATCATTGAAACCGGAGATGCTATTAATGGGCTCATTTCTTAGTATGGGATGGGGAAGCGAGTGACAGAAAAACACGCACTTACACGTGTAAGGATGGGCAGCGATCCATCCATCGTCCGAGATACAGATGAGATACAGCTGTTCCACGAAGCATCCGTGGTGTAACCTTAAAACTCTCGGGTGAACTGTACCCGCCCGTACCTGGTGATCCCTGACAAAGGTGGGCTAGTCTGAAGAAGTCCAATCCAATAGCTATCTTGAATCTCTCACCTAAAATCAGCCTCAGTCTTGACAGGATAAGATGCGGCTTGACTCATCACCTGCCCGGAACCTGCCCGGAACCTGCCCGGAACCTGCCCCGGACGGGTATACCCGCCAGGATTGGATGTTCCCCTACTGCAGTCGAACTTTGATCGCCTACCTAGTACCAGCCTTTTCCCGATATACGGATAGAATGAGCATGGGCACAACGGTAGGAAAACACAATGAGTGTCCACACAGTACATGGACCAACCTGTCCAACGGTGAAAATGAGTTGCAGCCGCCTTTGATATGACTACGGGCGGATGGATCCTTGACATCCCCCGGCCTCACCTATCCGACTGTCGGAAGCCGACTTTTCTTTTCTGCGCGtatcccccccccgtcccctcccctctcctcccccttgaAACCTTCACACCTCACCATTACCACCACTGCCAGCCACCACCAACCGCCAAACACACTGCCCACCAATGACCTCCGCAGACCCGGCCAGCAACCcgcgcgtcggcgtcggcgccgtcatccgTCACCCCACCACCGgcaagctcctcgtcggacaGCGCCTCAGCagccacggccacggcacCTGGCAGTTCCCCGGCGGCCACCTCGAGTACGCCGAGTCCATCTTCACCTGCGCCGAGCGCGAAACcctcgaggagacgggcCTGGTCGTCAGAGCCACccggctcgccgccgtcacaaACTCTGTCTTTTCCGACGCCGGCAAGCACTACATCACCCTGTTCGTCCTCTGCGAGCCCGTTGACCCCTCCGCCGAACCGCAGGTGCGTGTGAAACACGGACGCCCTCCCTTGGCCATATcgcgccctcctcccccttcccgcAGCACACGCACACGGAGTTGACATGACATACCTAACCATGCCCACCAAATTTCTAGGCCTTGGAGCCCGACAAGGCTGGCGACTGGCAGTGGATGGAGTGGTCCACCATCTGCGACTGGGTCCGCCACcacgacgatgatggtgacgatTGGCCCGCCAAGCGTCTGTTTTTACCCATCCGCGAACTGGTCAACGGGAAGGAGAACGAGACGGCCTTTACGGGATTCTAGACTTGCATGGCTGAAATGAGTACTCCGTTAGCTTAGCCAAGACGGCCCCCTCCCCAAGGCCGCATAGATACATGTAGACTTGACCGAGGGTGATCAAGGGGAGGCttccgccccccctcccccctaaATAAaaccttttttcttttctttcggGAAACCAACCACTAATGAGAGTTCCACCTACATGAAGTGCCTCACCCGGTTGCGGTTAGGTAACCACGAGCTGTAATACTAATATCATCTAGCTCACGATCCCCCTTACCCCTTCAAATCGCCGTAAGCTGGTGTGGTGAGAATCACGCCTGCGGCACGGCTCTGAGGCATTTCCGGGATGCTACCCGGGCGGGGCCCCGGATGGAGACAAGAAGAcgggggaagaagacgagggggGCAAGAGGACCATGTTACTAAGGACCCTTTTACCCCTCTAAATTAACTGTTTTTTGCCCACAACCCACGGACATCTTTCCGCGGCACCAATATCCATCTGGGCATCGCGCCGTGAGCATGAATGCTAGCAGCTACATGTCTATGAACTAGCCCGTGTTTGTCTTCCACCACATCCCTCTATACCATTGCCTGCCCCCTGTTGTCAGATTTAACTCGGCAAAGAAAGCTGCATCGGACCGAGTGCATGTGGGCCCCCCCCTGCCGCGAGCGGGCCGTCCTCCTGCGGGCACCTTCAACGTGACCTCTTACTGTATACGGCAGGTAGTCATGCTTGGAACAGGATGAAATTTTTCTAGCTGCATGGCATCTAGATCTAAGTTCTCGAGCCGGTCCTTCTTCACAAGGCGCAGCCGGCGATGCAGATTATGATCATCAGATCGGTGCTAGCTCCTCCCTGGCTATAGCCCATGTGCCAGCAGGATGTGATAACAAGAGTATCGCGGAACGGTCCAGGCATCCAGGTGGCTTCAGATGACTCCTTGGCTACGCACCTCAGACCATCCGGGCATTGGTTTTTCGATGCTCTCCAGGGCCAGAAAGAGTCTCGTCGCCTACCTAGCAGGCTTGGCTAACAACAGTGCAGTTGCCCTTCGGCGGAGGTGATATGCAGACTACGGTTAGATGTGACGAGATCTATAACTAGTATACGTGTTCCGATCCACATCGTACATCTTGAATGTAACCATGCcggctgcttctcctcctttgGCTTTCAACCATCCGATGAGGTGCTAACATCCGTCAGAGAGGACTGCGCAGAGAGGCAACTACCTCGTCGGCCCGCTTCGTCTACAGCTCGTTTATTTGTCGAGCCGCATCGTATATACACAGACTTGGCGAGTCTATCGGTCTTCGTTCACCCGTACCCAGCAACAACACTGCATGTACTACTGTcaacagcatcaaaccaTCATCTCTTGCATTTCCTGACAAAATCTCACCC
This genomic interval carries:
- a CDS encoding Major facilitator superfamily transporter, with translation MGRPSHSTDTDATASRSSISTAKPPQELEGASTNTQTVSERAMNRRVNRKMDIALLPLLSLLYLFNGLDRGNVGNAQTQGFTNDIGAVPDDLNLAVSLFFITFILFQPPSAAIGRWLGGKHWIPVMMLGWGFVTLGQAFIKGRGGFPLLTCWFFIALTSPLLIFASLVAGSLIATRLLIGAFEAGFYPTAVAYLSFFYSRYDLAVRVGLFYGQYAVAGAFSGAISYGVFHLNHGPLKNWQYLFIIEGALTVLFGLVAWVLLPVGPGSAWFLTPAERRFAADRIRADNALFVEHTYDSDGLEKDRLTKRDFVETARDWKFWYVLAFNICASVPGQAFSVFLPLVVQGLGYSSIEANLMSVPPYVCGAVGLYCFTLSSDYHKERGYHILGGIMIALIGLIATVTVESHGGKYAALCVLLLGSYVAAPLTVAWLSGNTPEPGKRSLVLGLNGFGNISGIIGAQLYRAQYKPYYRIPFYATLGFVAAALVGYLSYRFTLAAVNRKKLEIIRHKSLEDIEKERVDGTRYADKKWTFIYGL
- a CDS encoding NUDIX domain-containing protein; translated protein: MDSQGKIMTRRAVVSSFIFKFPPNRGPQVALFRRSDKVRTYPNRLAPVSGSIEKDDPSPLDAAWREIREETTLTPATLTLLRQGKDYRFADDKIGREWTIHPFAFRLKSHEDESRIQIDWEHQGFQWFEPHEVRDVDEFGGVPRLAESLRRIWFEIELGESRAKVLSEGLLALQQDHGSGARVLAARALDVFLSLVSDKSGFDKDGSVDKWWRNIRLAAWHLWKNGRECMGAAILNNIVRSLAVIEKEVQQVKDDKTPPEFLETVTQKVRDLAVARGSSVDGIWRSFEAFLRQQQKQQQQQQQGSGRPIRILTLSSSSTILQCLQRAVAGFDSDFDIRILESRPLFEGVSMASGLVNRLREAPAERKNKIEVSIYTDAGAAVASRDVDVVLVGADAIDRYGSTYNKTGSLPAVLSAKHCSPHSKVLVLADSEKILPYEMPDWEVNDVDELATSWKQSPSVKGTVSTLLGSASGMTTDEKGVKVGVMNVYFEWVPPTLIDGYLFEDGQKSAKEIADLADKIRREADVFFSDV
- a CDS encoding Major facilitator superfamily transporter, which gives rise to MGERPVSAGDSSEPTPRETHILPTETIQIREIDMSRDTREASETDQTPEAATSQTVPEKTDSIVHDTKLAAPALLGPVTDGASSGSDASPVETDLMAAYSRFAPNQRIIIIAVASTIGMLSPLSSNLYTPAIPAVARDLGVSTDAINLTITSYLVLQGISPTLWSSIGDSTGRRLLYLIALTIYLASCIGLALSYNYPAVVALRAIQAIGSASTTAIGASLIGDLIHVSRRGKYMGNYSALGGASTAFGSVIGGLFAQYTGWRGMFIFMSALAAFLLLFTALLLPETKRGIVDDGSVHAPRYLRAPLKWLDAPKKSPTDAAVARPAAAKFRIDIGAPVRLLVEPECLCIVLFTGVCYTVWQVTMVATATLYAERYGLNELSIGLTYISNGVGSVCGSVLTGKLLDREYKHQLKREQQAAAARPAEADDGSPPANEVQHIELARIKPVIIPTIGYLISVVALGWIIQSNVHIAASITMAFFVGGLNTIILAVFSTLIVDLFRSQSFSATASMNLSRCLLSAGGTAAIGPLIRAVGVGWAFTLCAIIALFSCSFVVLELWRGRHWRAKRTAAAAQREKEFQ
- a CDS encoding Nudix domain-containing protein; this encodes MTSADPASNPRVGVGAVIRHPTTGKLLVGQRLSSHGHGTWQFPGGHLEYAESIFTCAERETLEETGLVVRATRLAAVTNSVFSDAGKHYITLFVLCEPVDPSAEPQALEPDKAGDWQWMEWSTICDWVRHHDDDGDDWPAKRLFLPIRELVNGKENETAFTGF